One window of the Bombyx mori chromosome 20, ASM3026992v2 genome contains the following:
- the LOC101746745 gene encoding low molecular 30 kDa lipoprotein PBMHP-12-like precursor (The RefSeq protein has 2 substitutions compared to this genomic sequence) → MFQVTVTMKLLVVFAMCVLAASASVVDMIMDVNLASNQELEEKLYNSVLAGNYDSAVAQSLEHEKQNRGSIIQNVVDDLIIDKRRNTMEYCYKLWVGNGQHIVRKYFPFNFRLIMAGNFVKLISRNYNLALKLGSTTNPSNERLAFGDGADKQTELVSWKFITLWENNRVYFKVHNTKYNQYLKMSSKTDCNNRDRLVYGGNTADSTSGQWFLQPAKYENDVLFFIYNRERNDALELGAIVNASGDRKAVGHDGEVDGLPDIYSWFITPF, encoded by the coding sequence atgTTTCAGGTAACCGTCACAATGAAACTTCTCGTGGTGTTCGCGATGTGCGTGCTCGCCGCCAGCGCCAGTGTCGTGGATATGATCATGGATGTGAACCTCGCTTCCAACCAGGAGCTCGAGGAGAAACTGTACAACAGCGTCCTCGCCGGCAACTACGACAGCGCTGTCGCTCAGAGCTTAGAGCACGAGAAGCAGAACAGGGGTTCCATCATCCAGAATGTAGTCGACGACCTGATCATTGACAAGAGACGGAACACCATGGAGTACTGCTACAAGCTCTGGGTCGGCAACGGACAGCACATTGTTAGAAAGTACTTCCCCTTTAACTTTAGACTCATCATGGCCGGAAACTTCGTCAAGCTCATTTCCAGAAACTACAACCTCGCTCTGAAGCTCGGTTCCACAACCAATCCCTCGAACGAAAGACTTGCATTCGGCGATGGTGCAGACAAGCAGACTGAACTCGTCAGTTGGAAGTTCATTACCTTGTGGGAGAACAACAGAGTGTACTTCAAGGTCCACAACACTAAGTACAACCAGTACTTGAAGATGAGCTCGAAGACTGACTGCAACAATCGGGACCGTCTTGTATACGGCGGCAACACCGCTGACAGCACCAGCGAGCAGTGGTTCCTCCAGCCCGCGAAGTACGAAAACGACGTCCTGTTCTTCATCTACAACCGCGAGCACAACGATGCTTTGGAGCTCGGTGCGATCGTGAACGCCTCAGGAGACCGTAAGGCCGTTGGACACGACGGTGAAGTCGATGGTCTTCCTGACATCTACTCGTGGTTCATTACACCTTTCTGA
- the LOC101746745 gene encoding low molecular 30 kDa lipoprotein PBMHP-12-like isoform X1, translating to MKLLVVFAMCVLAASASVVDMIMDVNLASNQELEEKLYNSVLAGNYDSAVAQSLEHEKQNRGSIIQNVVDDLIIDKRRNTMEYCYKLWVGNGQHIVRKYFPFNFRLIMAGNFVKLISRNYNLALKLGSTTNPSNERLAFGDGADKQTELVSWKFITLWENNRVYFKVHNTKYNQYLKMSSKTDCNNRDRLVYGGNTADSTSEQWFLQPAKYENDVLFFIYNREHNDALELGAIVNASGDRKAVGHDGEVDGLPDIYSWFITPF from the coding sequence ATGAAACTTCTCGTGGTGTTCGCGATGTGCGTGCTCGCCGCCAGCGCCAGTGTCGTGGATATGATCATGGATGTGAACCTCGCTTCCAACCAGGAGCTCGAGGAGAAACTGTACAACAGCGTCCTCGCCGGCAACTACGACAGCGCTGTCGCTCAGAGCTTAGAGCACGAGAAGCAGAACAGGGGTTCCATCATCCAGAATGTAGTCGACGACCTGATCATTGACAAGAGACGGAACACCATGGAGTACTGCTACAAGCTCTGGGTCGGCAACGGACAGCACATTGTTAGAAAGTACTTCCCCTTTAACTTTAGACTCATCATGGCCGGAAACTTCGTCAAGCTCATTTCCAGAAACTACAACCTCGCTCTGAAGCTCGGTTCCACAACCAATCCCTCGAACGAAAGACTTGCATTCGGCGATGGTGCAGACAAGCAGACTGAACTCGTCAGTTGGAAGTTCATTACCTTGTGGGAGAACAACAGAGTGTACTTCAAGGTCCACAACACTAAGTACAACCAGTACTTGAAGATGAGCTCGAAGACTGACTGCAACAATCGGGACCGTCTTGTATACGGCGGCAACACCGCTGACAGCACCAGCGAGCAGTGGTTCCTCCAGCCCGCGAAGTACGAAAACGACGTCCTGTTCTTCATCTACAACCGCGAGCACAACGATGCTTTGGAGCTCGGTGCGATCGTGAACGCCTCAGGAGACCGTAAGGCCGTTGGACACGACGGTGAAGTCGATGGTCTTCCTGACATCTACTCGTGGTTCATTACACCTTTCTGA